A window of the Mucilaginibacter sp. cycad4 genome harbors these coding sequences:
- a CDS encoding glycoside hydrolase family 2 TIM barrel-domain containing protein, with the protein MSKTFFSKKTIVVLTLSLISCYKTSFAFQAPAGSRLSATDTASVPKEIEDPENIGINKEASHATLMPYASLKEALTGNRHASSFSRSLNGLWKFNWVDWPQKRPVNFYKPDYDVSKWKDIKVPSNWQVEGYGTPYYSNFTYIFQKDFPRVMSTPPEKYTAFTERNPVGSYRRDFTVPAEWSGRRIFITFDGVDAGFFVWVNGKKVGYSVNSRNAAEFDLTKYIKPGKNTLAVEVYRFTTGSYLEDQDMWRLSGIFRNVTLWSSPQEHIRDYFVKTNLDKQYKNADVVVSTKVKNYGTAAVKARVLDVALYNGSVPVPGATAKKAIPALQPGEEVIVETSFHVNNPQKWTAETPKLYTTVVKINDGANSVETLSSRTGFRNIEIKGRLFLVNGVPIKLKGVNRHENWPNDGHAVTEEQMIRDIVLIKQANCNHVRTCHYSDDPRWYELCDQYGIYLVAEANLESHGAWDEFNEEPRIKAALIDRNVANVENFKNHPSVVIWSLGNECGSGGSNFRAILKVIKDIDTTRPTHYQGFGIGKNNPADMDSEMYTDVQNLEKHANDNTLTKPFYLCEYAHAMFNSMGSVDIYNDLFDKYPQLLGGAIWEWQDQGIYNNRDPKHPITAFGGGFGEYPNDQYFIHKGVVFSDRSLKPHYPELKHAYQWISIHPKDLKNGIVTIKNRYQFITLNSFTAKWEVSENGSTISSGNLALKEIKPGNELDVKVPYNITPKPGAEYFLRVSFDQAADNLWAKKGYEVAAQQLELPIAIPATKERPITGKLSLSDAGNEIKVKGNGFSLEFDKEKGTFSKMEKNGENVLQNNGGPMLHLWRAPHRKDDMWAYDDYWVKYGLKEIAWKTDDVKATQLTNGSVEIKASLTGTGKHDFAVHHQAVYTIDGSGNIKVDNNVSFNGSDKIVLGRLGVRLFLKQDFNQFEYFGRGPMENYADRKSGFDVGRYTSTIAQQMTPYEKPMDCGNHEDVRWANVSTAKGTGIAVKQADELFQVTALPYSDEEMTDVEYKIDLPKSKGTVLCISHKTLGVGSNGCGPKPLEQYRVYAKPASFSYQIQLLGKK; encoded by the coding sequence ATGAGTAAAACCTTTTTCTCTAAAAAAACTATTGTTGTACTAACACTAAGCCTTATTTCCTGTTACAAGACAAGCTTCGCTTTCCAGGCACCTGCCGGCAGCAGGCTATCCGCAACGGATACAGCTTCTGTTCCCAAAGAAATTGAAGATCCCGAAAATATCGGCATCAATAAAGAAGCCAGCCATGCCACACTAATGCCTTATGCATCATTAAAGGAGGCCTTGACCGGCAATCGTCATGCATCGTCATTTAGCCGCAGCCTGAACGGGCTTTGGAAATTTAACTGGGTAGACTGGCCACAGAAACGCCCTGTTAATTTTTACAAACCCGATTATGATGTATCTAAATGGAAGGATATCAAAGTACCATCCAACTGGCAGGTTGAAGGTTATGGTACCCCCTACTATAGCAATTTCACGTATATCTTCCAAAAAGATTTCCCGAGGGTGATGAGTACCCCTCCCGAAAAATATACCGCCTTTACCGAAAGAAACCCGGTAGGCAGTTACCGCCGTGATTTTACTGTGCCTGCCGAATGGAGTGGCCGCCGCATTTTTATCACTTTTGATGGGGTTGATGCCGGTTTCTTTGTATGGGTGAACGGCAAAAAGGTAGGTTACAGTGTAAACAGTCGTAATGCAGCCGAGTTTGACCTTACCAAATATATCAAACCAGGTAAAAACACTTTGGCTGTAGAAGTTTACCGTTTTACCACCGGCAGTTACCTGGAAGACCAGGATATGTGGCGTTTAAGCGGTATTTTCAGAAATGTAACCTTATGGAGCAGCCCCCAGGAGCATATCAGGGACTATTTTGTAAAAACCAATCTGGATAAACAGTATAAAAATGCAGATGTAGTGGTATCAACCAAGGTAAAAAACTACGGTACTGCTGCGGTTAAAGCCCGTGTATTGGATGTAGCTTTATATAATGGTAGTGTACCCGTACCGGGGGCAACTGCAAAAAAGGCTATCCCTGCCCTGCAGCCGGGCGAAGAAGTTATTGTTGAAACCAGTTTCCACGTAAACAACCCGCAAAAATGGACCGCCGAAACACCCAAACTTTATACTACTGTTGTTAAAATTAATGACGGCGCCAATTCCGTTGAAACCCTGTCATCCCGCACAGGTTTCAGGAACATTGAAATTAAAGGGCGTTTGTTCCTGGTTAATGGCGTACCAATTAAGCTGAAAGGTGTAAACCGCCACGAAAACTGGCCTAATGATGGCCACGCGGTTACTGAAGAGCAAATGATCAGGGACATTGTACTGATCAAGCAAGCCAACTGTAACCATGTGCGAACCTGCCATTATTCTGACGATCCGCGCTGGTATGAACTGTGCGACCAGTATGGCATTTACCTTGTGGCGGAAGCTAACTTAGAGAGCCATGGTGCCTGGGATGAGTTTAATGAAGAGCCAAGGATCAAAGCCGCCTTAATTGACAGGAATGTGGCCAACGTAGAAAACTTCAAGAACCACCCTTCGGTCGTGATCTGGAGTTTAGGTAACGAGTGCGGCAGCGGCGGCTCAAACTTCAGGGCTATCCTGAAAGTAATTAAAGATATTGATACTACCCGCCCTACGCACTACCAGGGTTTCGGTATCGGTAAAAACAACCCTGCTGATATGGACAGCGAAATGTATACCGATGTTCAAAACCTTGAAAAACATGCAAACGACAACACTTTAACCAAGCCGTTTTATCTGTGCGAATACGCCCATGCCATGTTCAACTCTATGGGTTCGGTTGATATTTATAACGACCTGTTTGATAAATATCCACAGTTATTAGGCGGCGCCATCTGGGAATGGCAGGATCAGGGCATCTATAACAACCGCGATCCTAAACACCCGATAACCGCTTTTGGCGGCGGCTTCGGCGAATACCCGAATGATCAGTACTTTATCCATAAAGGCGTTGTATTCTCTGATCGTTCCTTGAAACCACACTACCCCGAACTTAAACATGCTTACCAGTGGATCAGCATCCACCCAAAAGATCTGAAAAATGGCATTGTTACCATTAAAAATCGCTACCAGTTCATCACCCTTAACAGCTTTACAGCTAAGTGGGAAGTTAGCGAAAACGGCTCAACCATATCATCAGGCAACCTGGCATTAAAAGAAATTAAACCGGGCAACGAACTGGATGTAAAGGTTCCTTACAACATTACACCTAAACCCGGAGCCGAATACTTTCTGAGGGTTTCGTTTGATCAGGCTGCAGATAATTTATGGGCGAAAAAAGGATATGAAGTTGCCGCCCAGCAGTTAGAGCTTCCGATAGCCATCCCTGCGACCAAAGAACGACCTATAACAGGTAAACTATCTTTATCCGATGCCGGCAATGAGATCAAAGTAAAAGGTAATGGTTTTAGCCTGGAATTTGACAAGGAAAAAGGCACTTTCTCCAAAATGGAGAAAAACGGAGAAAATGTTTTGCAAAATAACGGTGGCCCGATGCTGCATTTATGGCGTGCGCCTCACCGCAAGGATGACATGTGGGCTTATGATGATTATTGGGTAAAATATGGATTGAAAGAAATCGCCTGGAAAACCGATGATGTAAAAGCTACCCAGCTTACCAACGGCAGTGTAGAGATAAAAGCAAGCCTAACCGGTACCGGCAAACACGACTTTGCTGTTCATCATCAGGCCGTTTACACTATTGATGGTAGCGGAAACATTAAAGTTGATAACAACGTAAGCTTCAATGGCAGCGATAAAATAGTGCTTGGCCGCTTAGGCGTGCGCCTGTTCCTGAAACAGGACTTTAATCAGTTTGAATATTTTGGCCGCGGGCCGATGGAAAATTATGCCGACAGGAAAAGCGGCTTTGATGTTGGCCGTTACACCAGTACTATAGCGCAACAAATGACACCGTATGAAAAACCGATGGACTGCGGTAATCACGAAGACGTAAGGTGGGCCAATGTAAGTACTGCTAAAGGTACCGGTATTGCTGTTAAGCAGGCAGATGAGCTGTTCCAGGTAACTGCGCTGCCGTACAGCGACGAGGAAATGACCGATGTTGAATACAAAATAGATTTGCCGAAAAGCAAAGGCACTGTATTGTGCATCAGCCATAAAACTTTAGGCGTGGGATCAAACGGCTGCGGCCCTAAACCATTAGAACAATACCGGGTTTACGCAAAACCTGCGTCGTTTAGCTACCAGATCCAATTGTTGGGCAAAAAGTAA
- a CDS encoding glycoside hydrolase family 2 TIM barrel-domain containing protein, with protein MKKALLQLFFIATCFNASGQQTIIKYLSGTDKDHTVQWDFFCTDGRKSNQWTKIPVPSNWELQGFGTYNYGHDKVKANEQGLYKHEFAAGNWQNKRVLIVFEGSMTDTKVMVNGKQAGPIHQGSFYRFKYDITNLVKLNAQNLLEVTVDKTSANASVNDAERRNSDFWVFGGIYRPVYLEVVPETYIDRLAINARADGSFQADVYSQNLKGGETIEAQIQKLTGEKVGRPFSLKANTPGDHIELKSNINKPLLWNAEFPNLYQVTVAIKNKQGVVHQVKQKFGFRTVELRVNDGLYVNGARIIMKGSDRHSFWPETGRTLSHDIQLMDVKLMKQMNMNAVRMSHYPPDADFLDVCDSLGIYVLDELTGWQANYDTPTGRKLVKELVVRDVNHPSILFWDNGNEGGFNRDLDNDYGLYDPQKRTVIHPWEKFNGTDTKHYPDYNYMVNAAANGKEVFFPTEFMHGLYDGGAGAALDDFWAQMVKHPHGAGGFIWAFLDEAVIRTDKNGTYDSDGNHAPDGIVGPHREKEGSFYAIKEIWSPVYIDPQPIDKTFNGKVPVENRYSFTNLNQCTFKWQLVKFPSASAKTTATTVSAVGSMAKFDLKPGEKGVLNLNLPTSWAKNDALYLTAYGPDKKEIFTWSWALKAPAVINKIVSSPVKSPIKINETDQQLQVVCDGITYYFDKTTGYIQKVIKPSGTISLSGGPILAGVNTSLKLFTNKAIKGGHIVETDYDGDATLHVKWTFTPGQPAKLEYQYTQKGDADFMGITFNYPEEKITGMKWLGRGPYRVWKNRLKGQQFGVWHKAYNNTITGQTWGYPEFKGYHAELNWAVIETKESPFTVYTANKNIYLQMLRPAREQAALNNNNVEPAFPEGSIGFLNAISPIGTKFQAAKVMGPQSQTNQASGEPVSGTLWFDFGH; from the coding sequence ATGAAAAAAGCACTTCTGCAACTATTCTTCATCGCTACCTGCTTCAACGCATCAGGACAACAAACCATTATTAAATATTTGTCGGGCACAGATAAAGACCACACCGTGCAATGGGATTTCTTTTGTACCGATGGGCGTAAGAGCAATCAGTGGACAAAAATCCCGGTTCCATCCAACTGGGAGCTACAGGGCTTCGGTACCTACAATTACGGCCATGATAAAGTTAAGGCTAACGAGCAGGGTTTATATAAGCATGAGTTTGCCGCAGGTAACTGGCAAAATAAAAGGGTGCTTATCGTTTTTGAAGGGTCCATGACCGATACTAAAGTAATGGTGAACGGTAAGCAGGCAGGCCCCATACATCAGGGCAGTTTTTACAGGTTCAAGTATGACATAACCAACCTGGTAAAGCTCAATGCTCAAAACCTGCTTGAGGTTACCGTTGATAAAACATCTGCAAATGCATCTGTGAATGATGCCGAACGCCGCAATAGCGACTTTTGGGTATTTGGCGGTATATATCGCCCGGTTTACCTTGAAGTTGTACCCGAAACTTATATTGACAGGCTTGCTATTAACGCCAGGGCCGATGGTTCATTTCAAGCAGATGTATATTCACAAAACTTAAAAGGCGGCGAAACCATAGAAGCGCAAATACAAAAATTAACCGGCGAAAAGGTTGGCCGGCCTTTTTCATTAAAAGCAAACACTCCCGGTGATCATATCGAACTAAAATCGAACATCAATAAACCTTTGTTATGGAATGCCGAGTTTCCTAATTTATACCAGGTTACCGTCGCTATAAAAAATAAACAAGGCGTTGTTCATCAGGTTAAGCAAAAATTCGGGTTCCGCACTGTTGAGTTGCGTGTTAACGACGGCTTGTATGTAAACGGAGCCAGGATTATCATGAAAGGCAGCGACCGCCATAGTTTTTGGCCCGAAACCGGTCGTACCCTAAGCCACGACATTCAGTTAATGGATGTTAAGCTAATGAAACAGATGAACATGAACGCGGTACGCATGTCACACTATCCCCCTGATGCCGACTTTTTAGATGTATGCGATTCCTTAGGTATTTACGTTTTGGATGAACTTACCGGCTGGCAGGCCAATTATGATACACCTACGGGACGTAAGTTAGTAAAAGAACTTGTTGTGCGCGACGTAAACCACCCTTCCATCCTATTTTGGGATAATGGCAACGAAGGCGGTTTTAACCGTGACCTGGATAATGATTATGGCCTGTATGACCCTCAAAAGCGTACAGTTATTCATCCCTGGGAAAAGTTTAACGGTACGGATACCAAACACTATCCCGATTATAACTATATGGTTAACGCTGCCGCCAACGGAAAGGAAGTATTTTTCCCTACCGAGTTTATGCACGGTTTATATGACGGCGGTGCCGGTGCGGCGCTTGATGATTTTTGGGCGCAAATGGTAAAGCACCCGCATGGTGCAGGCGGCTTTATATGGGCATTTTTAGATGAAGCGGTTATCCGCACCGATAAAAACGGAACCTATGATTCGGATGGTAACCATGCACCCGACGGGATCGTTGGCCCGCATCGCGAAAAAGAAGGTAGCTTTTATGCTATCAAAGAGATCTGGTCGCCGGTTTACATTGATCCCCAGCCAATTGATAAAACCTTCAACGGAAAAGTACCCGTAGAAAACAGGTATAGTTTTACCAATCTTAACCAGTGTACGTTTAAATGGCAATTGGTCAAATTTCCATCGGCCAGTGCCAAAACAACTGCTACAACTGTAAGCGCTGTAGGTTCAATGGCCAAGTTTGATCTTAAACCCGGCGAAAAAGGTGTGCTCAATTTGAACCTGCCAACATCGTGGGCAAAAAACGACGCGCTGTACCTTACTGCCTATGGGCCGGATAAAAAAGAGATCTTTACCTGGAGCTGGGCATTAAAAGCCCCTGCTGTTATTAACAAAATTGTCTCCTCCCCTGTTAAATCACCAATAAAAATCAATGAAACTGATCAGCAACTCCAGGTTGTGTGTGATGGCATCACTTATTATTTCGATAAAACTACCGGCTATATTCAAAAGGTAATTAAACCATCGGGCACCATTTCTTTATCGGGCGGTCCTATTTTGGCTGGTGTAAATACATCATTAAAACTGTTTACCAATAAGGCCATTAAAGGCGGGCATATTGTTGAAACCGATTATGATGGCGATGCAACCCTCCATGTAAAGTGGACTTTTACCCCGGGGCAGCCTGCAAAACTGGAATATCAATATACTCAAAAAGGCGATGCCGATTTTATGGGCATCACTTTTAACTATCCCGAAGAAAAGATCACGGGGATGAAGTGGCTGGGCCGCGGCCCGTACCGTGTTTGGAAAAACAGGCTCAAAGGGCAGCAATTTGGCGTTTGGCATAAGGCTTATAATAATACCATCACCGGTCAAACCTGGGGATATCCGGAGTTTAAAGGCTATCACGCCGAACTTAACTGGGCGGTTATTGAAACCAAGGAGTCTCCTTTTACAGTTTACACAGCTAACAAAAACATTTACCTGCAAATGCTGCGCCCGGCACGGGAACAGGCTGCGCTGAATAATAATAACGTTGAACCTGCTTTCCCCGAAGGCAGTATCGGTTTTTTAAATGCCATAAGCCCGATTGGTACCAAGTTCCAGGCGGCAAAAGTAATGGGGCCGCAAAGCCAAACTAATCAGGCCAGTGGTGAACCGGTAAGCGGTACGCTCTGGTTCGATTTCGGGCATTAA
- a CDS encoding PQQ-dependent sugar dehydrogenase — protein sequence MKKLFVNNKKRPAFWGIMGMSAVMIICSSYVFPGSKPNIAEPPLITVKVQQVSSNLQSPTALTFPGNGDIWVTEQPGKIRVVKNGKLLDEPLLDLRSKMLKVNKGYEERGLLGICLHPQFKSNKKFYVFYSANTTGKFNHKDVIAEYKLSANSNGIDPNSGRIILEQDKPDGNHDGGCIQFGRDGYLYISFGDGGGQGDKHGEIGNGQNLGNLLGKILRVDVNTNATYNVPKTNPFVGKKDARPEIWASGFRNPYRFSFDKASGQLFAGDVGQDLWEEVDIVTKGANYGWRLTEGTHCYNPATGCDIKGITMPIAEYSHTEGVSVIGGYVYNGKQVPVLKSKYVFADWVGKMFYLQKSGSQWQRGKITFQNIPANLKIIGFGEDPAGEVYVLTNSDTGPENANGSIYKIVKN from the coding sequence ATGAAAAAATTATTCGTCAACAATAAAAAAAGGCCTGCCTTTTGGGGTATTATGGGCATGAGTGCTGTGATGATTATTTGTTCATCGTATGTTTTTCCGGGATCTAAACCAAACATAGCCGAACCACCACTTATTACCGTAAAAGTTCAACAGGTCAGTTCCAATTTACAATCGCCGACGGCACTCACTTTTCCGGGTAATGGCGACATCTGGGTAACCGAGCAACCCGGCAAAATCCGGGTAGTTAAAAACGGTAAACTGCTTGATGAACCCTTGCTTGATCTGCGAAGCAAAATGCTGAAAGTGAACAAGGGTTATGAAGAGCGCGGTTTGTTGGGCATCTGCCTGCACCCGCAATTTAAATCAAATAAAAAATTTTACGTTTTTTACAGCGCTAATACTACAGGTAAGTTCAACCACAAAGATGTGATAGCCGAGTATAAACTGTCAGCTAATTCAAACGGGATCGACCCAAACAGCGGCCGTATTATCCTTGAACAGGATAAACCCGATGGTAATCACGACGGTGGCTGCATCCAATTTGGCCGTGATGGTTATTTGTATATATCTTTTGGCGACGGCGGAGGCCAGGGCGATAAGCATGGCGAGATCGGTAACGGACAGAACTTAGGCAACCTGCTTGGTAAGATTTTGCGTGTTGATGTGAATACAAATGCAACCTATAACGTTCCCAAAACAAACCCCTTTGTTGGGAAAAAAGACGCACGACCTGAAATATGGGCTTCTGGTTTCCGTAACCCCTACCGTTTTTCGTTTGATAAAGCATCGGGACAACTATTTGCCGGCGATGTAGGCCAGGACCTTTGGGAAGAAGTGGACATTGTAACCAAAGGAGCCAACTACGGCTGGCGCTTAACAGAGGGCACACATTGTTATAACCCTGCTACCGGTTGCGACATTAAAGGAATTACGATGCCCATTGCCGAATATAGCCATACCGAAGGGGTTTCTGTAATAGGTGGTTATGTATATAACGGCAAACAAGTACCTGTTTTAAAAAGCAAGTATGTATTTGCCGATTGGGTAGGCAAAATGTTTTACCTGCAAAAAAGCGGAAGCCAATGGCAACGCGGCAAAATTACCTTTCAAAATATCCCGGCTAATTTAAAGATCATCGGTTTTGGCGAGGATCCGGCTGGCGAAGTTTATGTGTTGACCAATTCGGATACCGGGCCGGAAAATGCCAACGGTAGTATTTATAAAATTGTGAAGAATTAA
- a CDS encoding RNA polymerase sigma-70 factor — protein MLKYSKTDLELWQSVRHDDQTAFDLLFDRYWISLYKTAHYYLDDDEVCADAVNDVFVSIWNRRKELEIASFSNFMQTSVRFQIYKRRKAVKLEIVFKEDIVVEGRHENNDGETRIRQSEIDNLLSNHLDQLPKRCQEIFELSRFDNLSNSEIAERLNISKRTVENQLTLAVKHLKVCLKHIYLLVFFYFM, from the coding sequence ATGTTAAAATACTCAAAAACAGATCTTGAACTATGGCAATCGGTACGCCATGATGATCAAACAGCATTCGATTTGTTGTTTGATCGTTACTGGATTAGCCTGTATAAAACAGCTCATTATTACCTGGACGATGACGAGGTTTGTGCCGATGCTGTTAACGATGTTTTTGTAAGTATCTGGAACCGGAGAAAAGAACTGGAAATAGCTTCTTTTTCCAATTTTATGCAAACCTCCGTCCGCTTCCAGATCTACAAACGGCGCAAAGCGGTTAAGCTTGAAATTGTTTTTAAAGAGGATATTGTTGTTGAAGGAAGGCACGAAAATAACGACGGTGAAACCCGGATCAGGCAATCTGAAATTGACAACCTGCTCAGTAATCATTTAGATCAACTACCCAAACGTTGTCAGGAAATTTTTGAACTGAGCCGGTTTGATAACCTCTCCAATTCAGAAATTGCCGAGCGCCTCAATATCTCAAAACGCACTGTCGAAAATCAATTAACTTTAGCTGTAAAACACCTTAAGGTTTGTTTGAAGCATATTTATCTTTTGGTGTTTTTTTATTTTATGTGA
- a CDS encoding FecR family protein, translating into MSKQDFISLYEKFLSGQCTDEEKQLLESHYSEIKLMDNEWDNTLGDEEAIKAQIIAKMQSELDFNKPIEIIKKRSNAWLKYAASIIFLLSAGLFLWHYREQKTRNNQSVNNILPGKNQAYLTLSNGQSIILNNTKNGQIGGASGVIIQKISDSILSYRQNNNTNNNIENTIIPDSNSLTVPRGGIYQTILSDGTKVWLNSASSIKYPVAFMGKERRVALTGEAYFEVAKNRKMPFKVAVNGMEVLVLGTHFNVMGYPEDKTIKTTLLEGSVSLHSTNNNTHLIPGQQGIFNASDFSVSTVNTDDVVAWKEGYFVFDNESIESTMQKISRWYNVEVVFENKKSLQNQHSFGGTISRHKNIDIVLKALEATGSVHFKITGRRITVMD; encoded by the coding sequence ATGTCGAAACAGGATTTTATTTCACTTTACGAGAAGTTCCTTTCCGGGCAATGCACCGACGAAGAAAAGCAGCTTTTGGAGAGCCATTACTCCGAAATAAAACTCATGGACAATGAGTGGGACAATACCCTTGGCGATGAAGAGGCTATCAAAGCCCAAATCATAGCTAAAATGCAGTCGGAGTTGGATTTTAACAAGCCGATTGAGATTATCAAAAAGCGGTCAAATGCCTGGCTAAAGTATGCCGCCAGCATAATTTTCCTACTCTCGGCCGGGCTTTTTTTATGGCATTACCGGGAACAAAAAACACGGAATAACCAATCGGTCAATAATATTTTACCGGGTAAAAACCAGGCCTACCTTACCTTATCCAACGGACAATCTATTATCTTAAACAATACAAAAAACGGGCAGATTGGCGGCGCTTCCGGAGTTATTATTCAAAAAATAAGCGACAGTATACTTTCATATCGTCAAAATAATAATACAAATAATAACATCGAAAATACAATCATTCCAGATAGCAATTCGCTGACTGTACCACGCGGGGGTATTTATCAAACCATCCTGTCCGATGGCACAAAAGTGTGGCTTAACTCGGCCTCATCTATCAAATACCCCGTGGCATTTATGGGTAAGGAACGCCGGGTGGCGCTTACAGGCGAGGCTTATTTTGAGGTTGCCAAAAACAGGAAAATGCCATTTAAAGTAGCGGTTAACGGTATGGAGGTCCTGGTTTTGGGCACACACTTTAATGTAATGGGTTATCCCGAAGATAAAACAATTAAAACCACCCTTTTAGAAGGTTCGGTTAGTCTCCATTCAACCAATAATAACACACACCTGATACCGGGCCAGCAAGGAATATTTAATGCTTCCGACTTTTCGGTGTCAACGGTAAATACCGACGATGTGGTGGCCTGGAAAGAAGGCTATTTTGTGTTTGATAACGAAAGTATTGAAAGCACCATGCAAAAAATAAGCCGTTGGTATAATGTGGAAGTTGTATTTGAAAACAAAAAAAGCCTGCAAAATCAGCACAGTTTCGGCGGCACAATTTCACGGCATAAAAATATCGATATCGTACTTAAAGCACTGGAAGCAACAGGATCAGTTCATTTTAAAATTACAGGAAGGAGGATCACAGTGATGGATTAA